In Tripterygium wilfordii isolate XIE 37 chromosome 23, ASM1340144v1, whole genome shotgun sequence, one genomic interval encodes:
- the LOC119992706 gene encoding protein FAR1-RELATED SEQUENCE 5-like, translated as MFSFLNDQEYFFDYRANHATNELEDLFFAHPGSLDRLRAFPHVLLMDATYQTNRYGLPLLEIVGVTSTSQTFCIAFVYLHSEKEPSYTWALECLQSVMHGCTSSRVIVTDRELELMKACAHVFPEDSKLVCRWHIYQSILTKCKPSVQDNRVWNAFYRMWTTVIESENENAYMSSMARLQVVLQKFPAVMKYLKDVWLTPYKEMFVSAWTDRYLHFGNHTTNRVESQHAKLKSYLYSSQSDLERSMLWIHQIILSQDIAIKASIERSRTIIQHRFNISYLRDLCGFVSIEALNLMLIEFERSKDVGQIAYKCGCHLRRSYGLPCAHEQAMYVSEEHFNQQPIHVKVSWLRKLREIFRPSTTSLREPAVKTNTRRRPSTKKKITGGPFRIFFDCRFEQQELLIHNRSCISNPESCGLAEVLIPCERLIPIRITTRVYEIFTCSDPNLDWILNVLN; from the exons atgtTCTCATTCCTCAACGACCAAGAATACTTTTTCGATTATCGAGCAAACCATGCAACCAATGAGCTCGAAGATTTGTTCTTCGCACATCCTGGCTCGCTAGATCGATTGCGTGCATTCCCACATGTATTATTGATGGATGCGACATATCAGACCAACAGGTATGGGTTGCCTCTccttgaaattgttggtgttaccTCAACTAGTCAGACTTTTTGCATAGCGTTCGTATATTTACACTCGGAAAAAGAGCCCAGTTATACTTGGGCTTTGGAATGTTTGCAATCTGTAATGCATGGATGCACTAGCTCACGAGTTATCGTTACGGATAGAGAGTTGGAGCTGATGAAAGCCTGTGCTCATGTATTTCCCGAGGATTCAAAACTAGTCTGTAGATGGCACATCTATCAAAGTATTTTAACCAAATGCAAGCCATCAGTGCAAGACAATAGAGTTTGGAATGCATTTTACCGCATGTGGACTACGGTGATCGAGTCTGAAAATGAAAACGCGTACATGAGTAGTATGGCACGCCTTCAAGTAGTCTTACAAAAGTTTCCGGCAGTGATGAAATATCTGAAAGATGTGTGGCTGACACCATATAAAGAGATGTTTGTATCTGCCTGGACCGATAGATATCTGCATTTCGGGAACCACACAACTAATAGGGTCGAGAGTCAGCATGCTAAGCTGAAAAGCTATTTGTACTCGTCACAGTCAGACTTGGAGAGATCCATGTTGTGGATTCATCAGATTATCTTGTCTCAGGACATAGCTATCAAAGCTAGCATTGAGAGAAGTCGAACCATCATCCAACACCGATTCAATATATCATACCTTCgggatttatgtggttttgtttcaatcgaGGCTTTGAATTTGATGTTGATTGAGTTTGAGCGATCAAAAGATGTTGGACAGATTGCTTACAAATGCGGATGTCACCTTCGTAGGAGCTATGGACTACCGTGTGCTCACGAACAAGCCATGTACGTGAGCGAAG aacatTTTAACCAGCAGCCAATACATGTAAAAGTTAGTTGGCtaaggaaattgagggaaatattcAGACCTTCAACAACTTCTCTTCGTGAACCGGCTGTGAAGACCAACACTAGAAGGCGTCCatccacaaagaaaaag ATTACTGGTGGCCCCTTTCGAATATTCTTTGATTGTAGATTCGAACAGCAAGAATTACTCATCC ACAATAGGAGTTGCATCTCAAACCCAGAATCTTGTGGTTTGGCCGAAGTTCTGATACCATGCGAAAG GTTGATTCCGATTCGAATAACaacacgtgtttatgaaatatttacatgttcagaTCCTAACCTGGATTGGATTTTgaatgtacttaattga
- the LOC119993286 gene encoding gamma-glutamyl peptidase 3-like — MKVVGSTVGEKRYALLLAATDSEYVKKVYGGYFNVFVAAFGEEGERWDLFRVVEGEFPDMNELHNYDGFVVSGSPYDAYGNDLWIIKLCFLLQTLDAMEKKVLGICFGHQVLCRALGGKVGKANGGWDIGLRRVRIVKELLPFSFQGELSGEELVPTSLAIIECHQDEVWEVPMGAEVIAFSDKTGVEMFKIGDHVLGIQGHPEYTKDILFNLIDRLLNNDCIQRDFAENAKLGMEMAEPDRICWEKICKNFLKGE; from the exons ATGAAGGTAGTTGGTAGTACTGTTGGAGAGAAAAGATATGCACTTTTGTTAGCAGCAACGGACTCTGAGTACGTGAAGAAAGTGTATGGAGGCTACTTCAATGTGTTTGTTGCAGCTTTTGGGGAAGAAGGAGAGAGATGGGATTTGTTTAGGGTTGTTGAAGGAGAGTTCCCTGACATGAATGAGCTTCACAACTATGATGGGTTTGTTGTCAGTGGTAGCCCTTATGATGCTTATGGCAATGACTTGTGGATCATCAAGCTCTGCTTCCTCTTGCAGACTCTTGATGCCATGGAGAAGAAAGTTCTTGGAATTTGCTTTGGTCACCAG GTTTTGTGCAGAGCACTGGGAGGGAAGGTTGGGAAAGCTAATGGTGGGTGGGACATTGGTCTTAGGAGAGTGAGGATAGTGAAGGAATTGTTACCATTTAGTTTCCAAGGTGAGTTGAGTGGTGAAGAATTAGTTCCAACTTCTCTAGCAATCATAGAATGCCACCAAGATGAGGTTTGGGAGGTACCAATGGGAGCTGAAGTGATTGCATTTTCAGACAAAACTGGTGTTGAAATGTTCAAAATTGGAGACCATGTTTTGGGTATTCAAGGTCATCCTGAGTATACCAAGGACATTCTTTTCAACCTCATCGATCGCCTTCTCAATAATGACTGCATACAG AGAGATTTTGCTGAAAATGCAAAGCTGGGGATGGAGATGGCCGAACCGGACCGGATTTGCTGGGAGAAGATTTGCAAGAATTTTCTCAAAGGAGaatag
- the LOC119992705 gene encoding histone-lysine N-methyltransferase ASHR3-like yields MADPANLSAPSSSLPPDDLPNSKSPPSAAQADSNLVEIPTNNADGDQLLQSPRENVSNESDVRGFGRGRGLRKKGLKMEDHVRVWTERKMESGVPESQCVLPFLVGSSKMGDCVVCNRCICPGEEVVCSVRGCGGICHPLCAAEEMKTSNQNSFKCPHHACFLCKQKPDWRCTQCSMASHDKCACWPEKFVHQENQPEQAICWRHPKNWRQANQHMAATSDIEETFSRLPLPYVDEEFKIDLSWKELIEKEGVGPSPYVPIKRNIYLVKKKREARDKDNGCVDCDSSCSGRCDCRIQCLSCSKSCHCGPESCTNRPFRNEKKMSLVKTELCGWGVEAAEPLNKGDFIIEYVGEVIDDALCEKRLWDMKHKGAQNFYLFAIGKDLTIDATFKGNASRFINHSCAPNCVMEKWQVDGETRIGVFAARSIKVGEQLTCNYRFELYGEEMQCHCGAPNCNGYLGAKRKAEKIDLLPPWGSKRQRS; encoded by the exons ATGGCAGACCCTGCTAATCTCTCTGCGCCGTCCTCTTCTCTTCCTCCGGATGATCTCCCTAACTCAAAGTCGCCGCCCTCCGCTGCCCAAGCAGACTCGAACTTAGTTGAAATTCCGACGAATAACGCAGATGGGGACCAGTTGCTGCAGTCTCCAAGAGAGAATGTAAGCAATGAAAGTGATGTTCGGGGTTTTGGGCGCGGCCGAGGTCTACGTAAGAAGGGTTTGAAAATGGAAGACCACGTGAGGGTTTGGACTGAGAGGAAGATGGAATCAGGGGTCCCCGAATCCCAATGTGTCCTTCCGTTCCTTGTTGGGTCCAGTAAAATG GGTGATTGTGTCGTCTGCAACCGCTGTATATGTCCTGGAGAAGAGGTCGTATGCTCGGTTCGTGGTTGTGGAGGAATTTGTCACCCATTATGTGCTGCGGAGGAAATGAAAACCTCGAATCAGAATTCCTTCAAGTGCCCGCACCAC GCATGCTTTCTTTGCAAGCAGAAGCCAGATTGGAGGTGCACACAATGTTCAATGGCGTCACATGATAAATGTGCATGCTGGCCTGAAAAATTTGTTCATCAAGAAAACCAACCTGAACAAGCAATTTGTTGGCGGCATCCTAAGAATTGGCGGCAAGCTAATCAG CATATGGCCGCGACATCAGATATAGAG GAAACATTCTCTCGGTTGCCACTTCCCTATGTCGACGAGGAGTTCAAGATCGATCTGTCATGGAAGGAACTGATCGAGAAGGAGGGGGTAGGGCCATCACCGTATGTGCCCATCAAGCGCA ATATTTACCTGGTCAAGAAGAAGCGAGAAGCTCGTGACAAAGATAATGGATGCGTAGATTGTGATTCTTCATGTTCGGGGCGCTGTGATTGCAG GATTCAATGCTTAAGTTGTTCGAAGTCTTGCCATTGCGGCCCAGAGTCTTGCACCAACAGACCATTTCGCAACGAGAAAAAGATGAGTCTTGTCAAA acGGAACTCTGTGGTTGGGGAGTAGAGGCAGCAGAGCCACTTAACAAGGGTGATTTTATAATCGAGTACGTAGGAGAAG TCATTGATGATGCCTTATGTGAAAAAAGGCTATGGGACATGAAACACAAAGGCGCCCAAAATTTTTACCTGTTTGCAATCGGGAAGGACTTGACGATCGATGCAACGTTCAAAGGGAATGCATCTCGTTTCATTAATCACAGCTGCGCGCCTAATTGCGTCATGGAAAAGTG GCAAGTTGATGGGGAGACTCGTATCGGTGTGTTTGCTGCTAGATCAATTAAAGTTGGAGAACAATTGACCTGTAATTACAG ATTTGAGCTGTATGGAGAAGAAATGCAGTGCCATTGTGGTGCCCCAAATTGTAATGGCTATTTGGGGGCCAAAAGAAAAGCTGAGAAGATAGATCTTCTTCCTCCATGGGGTTCGAAACGACAGAGATCGTAA
- the LOC119993285 gene encoding cinnamoyl-CoA reductase-like SNL6: MKGKEAKSARLDQEKPAVCVLDASTYVGFWIVRGLLSRGYTVHAALQKNGDTDLVKKMREMENVEEGLVMFGVDCLDYQSILTALKGCSAVFCCLDSLDGYDEKMVDFEVRAAINVVEACAQTETLEKIVFSSSLAASIWREDIGSEKAVDESSWSNQEFCRKLELWHALAKTLSEQAAWALAMDRMVNMVSVNAALVLGPGVTQQNPQSTMSYLKGAAEMYENGVLAFVDVNFLADVHIRAFEDTSTSGRYFCFNHIVNTDEEVINLAESLSPLISLPPRYERKGSEVFAERLRTKKLNKLVEGTAC, translated from the exons atgaagggaaaGGAAGCAAAAAGTGCAAGGCTTGATCAGGAAAAGCCTGCAGTTTGTGTTCTTGATGCATCGACCTATGTGGGGTTTTGGATTGTCAGGGGATTACTAAGTAGAGGATACACAGTTCATGCAGCTCTTCAAAAGAATG gAGACACTGATTTGGTGAAGAAAATGAGGGAGATGGAGAATGTGGAGGAGGGATTGGTGATGTTTGGTGTGGATTGTTTGGATTATCAAAGCATTCTGACTGCCTTGAAGGGCTGTTCCGCTGTTTTCTGCTGTTTGGATAGTCTAGATGGATATGAT GAGAAAATGGTGGATTTTGAAGTTAGAGCAGCAATTAATGTAGTGGAGGCCTGTGCACAAACTGAGACACTAGAGAAGATTGTGTTTAGTTCTTCTTTAGCAGCATCTATATGGAGAGAAGATATTGGTTCCGAGAAGGCTGTAGATGAGAGTTCCTGGAGTAATCAAGAATTCTGCAGGAAACTTGAG CTGTGGCATGCCCTGGCGAAAACACTCTCCGAACAGGCAGCTTGGGCTTTAGCGATGGACCGTATGGTTAACATGGTTTCTGTCAATGCCGCGCTAGTTCTAGGACCTGGTGTCACTCAGCAGAACCCTCAATCAACTATGTCGTATCTGAAAG GTGCAGCAGAAATGTATGAAAATGGAGTCCTTGCCTTTGTAGATGTGAACTTCCTTGCTGATGTTCATATACGAGCCTTCGAGGACACCTCAACGAGCGGGCGATACTTTTGCTTCAATCACATAGTGAATACTGATGAAGAAGTTATTAATCTGGCAGAAAGCCTAAGCCCCTTGATATCTTTACCACCTAG ATATGAACGCAAAGGAAGTGAGGTATTTGCTGAGAGGTTGAGGACCAAGAAGCTCAACAAGCTTGTTGAGGGCACTGCCTGTTAG